The DNA region ttttttccaatatcatattgtggacttcatatcacAATATTATCGTATAGTGAAATTTTGATGTCATTACATCCCTAGTTTCTACATTTACTTATTGAGTAATCATCATCACTCTGTTTTTGCAGGTATGCCGAGCTCCAGGTACATTGGTGTGGACAGTTGGAGCACTAAGCAGGTCGCTGGATGGCTCAGAGATCAGGGTTTTCGTGAATATGTGGATCTCTTATGCTCTAAGCACCGTCTGGACGGTGTCAGCCTGCTTTGTCTTACTGAGACCGACCTAAGGTCTCCTCCACTGGAGCTTAAGGTGCTAGGTGATATCAAGAGATTGATGTTGGCTGTGCGGAGGCTACAGAGACAATACACATCCGTCACTGACTCAGGGTTAGAGGTTAGTGCGTTCTCTCTAATAAACACTGGAGGAACAGACCGTGTCATCTCTAAAGGCTTCGCAGAGCGAGGATCAGGAGACCACCAACACTGTAATGGGTCGGTCACTACAGTTGGTGGGGAACACAGTTACTCGAATGGCAAGCGTAAACAGTATTGTGGACGGTTGGATCCAGAGTACTGGAAGACCGCACTCAGCGCACTGTACGCCATGCTGGTGTGCGGAGTGACTTCATTCGTCATGGTGCTAGTGCATGAGAGAGTTCCTGACATGAGGACTTACCCGCCACTTCCAGACATATTTCTAGACAGGTGAGTTATATCTGAATGGGTTGTGTTGAAATATTTTGGGACAGGTGTGTTGTATTGGTTTAACAGTGCAAATAAAGTTAGGTGAAAATATTTTCTTGGTGATAAGCACCATCACAATGATTTCAACGCAtaacttcattttttttattttagtattagaaCATTCGATTAGATATATTTCATAGTGTTTATTTAAACCTTTCCTCAGTGCACGTTATCTTTTCTTGTGGTTTGGGAGTGTAAATATCAAGAATTATGACTCTTGTTATTTATGTGTCAGTGTTCCCAGAATTCCCTGGGCCTTCTCCATGGCTGAAGCATGTGCAGTGGTGTTGGGTTCCATATTAATGCTGGTGTTGTTGATGCACAAACACAGGTAAACACACAAAGAAAGAGTCAAAATGCAACCCTTTGAgcatttaaagacatttatataacgtaaatgatgtctcttactgaaatatgtagtaaaaaacctatcaaatatttacagtattaaaaaaaatcaacatcggttaataaatattactatgggggcgccattattacgtaaaatggttgcactctgtaagCTACTGGCACtagctgttgctatttttacagcaacacaactcagaaaataaaatactgatacaataaccacagctactgaaagagcttacaggtggcgatgcatttaagcataggcttaaaccaaatgcccttccatcgatttttccccactaggagtctaaacgcctccagatatcgagtgaaatccacatTTAGGAACTctttcagtggctgcggcgtcatgacaagcatcacATGTTGGCAGGATGGCATCTGGCATTTCTTGTCTTTGCCATTTTTTAtcctctttcagtagctgtagtCTACTAAAAGCCCCAAAGCCATCAGGGCTGAAGacacaggtctttagga from Garra rufa chromosome 21, GarRuf1.0, whole genome shotgun sequence includes:
- the samd8 gene encoding sphingomyelin synthase-related protein 1 isoform X1, producing MWLEITRQGCRALWRGFLTQLDNLNNHTDKQGMPSSRYIGVDSWSTKQVAGWLRDQGFREYVDLLCSKHRLDGVSLLCLTETDLRSPPLELKVLGDIKRLMLAVRRLQRQYTSVTDSGLEVSAFSLINTGGTDRVISKGFAERGSGDHQHCNGSVTTVGGEHSYSNGKRKQYCGRLDPEYWKTALSALYAMLVCGVTSFVMVLVHERVPDMRTYPPLPDIFLDSVPRIPWAFSMAEACAVVLGSILMLVLLMHKHRSILFRRLCNLTGTVFLLRCVTMFVTSLSVPGHHLQCSGKIYGDAWAKVLRALEIWSGFGMSLTGVHTCGDYMFSGHTVVLTMLNFFVTEYTPRNWNFIHTMSWVLNLFGIFFILAAHEHYSIDVFIAFYITTRLFLYYHTLANTQAYQHSRRARIWFPLFSFFECNVTGPVPNEYGWPFSKPAFMRMLLG
- the samd8 gene encoding sphingomyelin synthase-related protein 1 isoform X2, producing the protein MPSSRYIGVDSWSTKQVAGWLRDQGFREYVDLLCSKHRLDGVSLLCLTETDLRSPPLELKVLGDIKRLMLAVRRLQRQYTSVTDSGLEVSAFSLINTGGTDRVISKGFAERGSGDHQHCNGSVTTVGGEHSYSNGKRKQYCGRLDPEYWKTALSALYAMLVCGVTSFVMVLVHERVPDMRTYPPLPDIFLDSVPRIPWAFSMAEACAVVLGSILMLVLLMHKHRSILFRRLCNLTGTVFLLRCVTMFVTSLSVPGHHLQCSGKIYGDAWAKVLRALEIWSGFGMSLTGVHTCGDYMFSGHTVVLTMLNFFVTEYTPRNWNFIHTMSWVLNLFGIFFILAAHEHYSIDVFIAFYITTRLFLYYHTLANTQAYQHSRRARIWFPLFSFFECNVTGPVPNEYGWPFSKPAFMRMLLG